The Nitrospinaceae bacterium genome segment CGCCAAGGGCTGGCAGGAGGATAACGTAGACCTCAGGATGGCCGAAGAACCAGAAAAGATGCTGCCAGAGCAGGGGGTCTCCCCCACCCTCGGCGAGGAAAAAACTCGTCCCAAGGTTTCTATCCAGCAAGAGGAATACGGCACCGGCAATAAGAGGCCCCACAGAGAGCAAAAAGATCAGCGAGGCGATGCCTATCATCCAGACCATAATCGGAAGGCGAAACAACGACATCCCCCGGGTTCTCATATTTATCGGGGTCACCAGAAAATTGATTCCGCCCACTAGAAAAGACGCGAACTCCACGGCCAGTGCAAGGAGCCACAGATCAATCCCCCATATGACGCCCGTGTAGTCCACCCTCGCCGAGAGAGGCGGATAGCCCGTCCAACCGGCAGAGGCAGGGCCTGCTTCTACGAAAAATGAGGATATAAGGACAAGGGAGGCGACAACGAGCAGCCAGACCGAGAGCATGTTCAGACGAGGGAAGGCCATGTCGCGTGCGCCAATCATCAGAGGAAGGAGGAAATTCCCCATCGCCGCCAGAAGCAGCGGCATCGCGACGAAAAAGACCATTATCGTCCCGTGCATGGTGATGAGCGAGTTATAGACATCGGCGCCAATTCTGCCGGTTGGCATGAAATCAGCGTCCTCTGAAATCCACCCGAAACCCCATACCGGTGTCTCGGGCCAGGCAAGCTGCCAGCGCATCATGTAGGCCAACAGGCCCCCGGCGAAGGCCCAGAAAAGGGCGATGAAAATATATTGCCGGGCGATCACTTTGTGATCAGTTGAGAATACGTATTTGCTCACAAAGCTCGTCGGCGCCTCATGGGGGACATCATGCGTCGATTCGGCGGCTGCGCTCATGTTTTCCCTCTATTATCTAGTTAGATGAGTTCTTAATTTGCTCAATATTCGATAGGTCCGGGAAGCAAC includes the following:
- a CDS encoding cytochrome c oxidase subunit I, whose protein sequence is MSAAAESTHDVPHEAPTSFVSKYVFSTDHKVIARQYIFIALFWAFAGGLLAYMMRWQLAWPETPVWGFGWISEDADFMPTGRIGADVYNSLITMHGTIMVFFVAMPLLLAAMGNFLLPLMIGARDMAFPRLNMLSVWLLVVASLVLISSFFVEAGPASAGWTGYPPLSARVDYTGVIWGIDLWLLALAVEFASFLVGGINFLVTPINMRTRGMSLFRLPIMVWMIGIASLIFLLSVGPLIAGAVFLLLDRNLGTSFFLAEGGGDPLLWQHLFWFFGHPEVYVILLPALGAMIEITSTFARKTVYGYRPIIYAVFIAGILSFVVWAHHQFISGLDPRLATPFSITTILISVPFAFIMFSMLATLWKGSIQLSAAMWFALGGISVFIFGGVTGIFNGSAPVDIYIHDTLFVVAHFHSTLFSTVFLAGFGAIYYWYPKMFGRLMNETWGIVHFVGTFFGFLAVFVPMHLVGLGGMVRRVADHTKYELFKPLQPWNEWMTYAAIGLFLFQLPFAVNFLWSIFKGKEAGENPWGGTTLEWTTPSPPPHGNWPGALPEVHNMPYEYAVPGVDKEWVAQNDPAI